In Chromobacterium rhizoryzae, one genomic interval encodes:
- a CDS encoding TonB-dependent receptor yields MRTSKKKLVLALALAGLGGQAGSVWAAESSSGTLDRVEITGSNIKRSIKQEKALPVTVVRTEEMSKQGFTTVEQVVNSLASNQSSMVGASSVQTVSGGASYASLRGLGSQYTLVLLDGRRVASQAIGGYATDLNAIPLSAIERIEVLRDGASAIYGTDAIGGVINFITKKSYQGVTVAGELVSTDHKGGNTGSASITAGIGDLNKDGYNVYGSLSYQKLDAITTLNRSFANKYLTADNLSGRVFPSNFTYKGNAYNPTAPNCKPPYAKPIDANSCGENATLYMDLTPEVEQLTAFAKGTKQIGEHTLSLQYMGARNLSTTRISPAPLAKIATLKAGDKYYPTHLPDGTPTDGSDVVINSRAVPLGPRVTESLSTTQRLAFNAEGLLAGWDYRGGVAYSENKTIINYKSGYVHGDKIAAAFQDGTINPFGDSAPGAWQSTELKGDGWIAKYQTVMADFKVSKEVFQLPAGMVATAFGVETRREKLDSQIQDIAQFALGSGIADSKSTSGSRGVTAAYVEADIPIFKNFDAQLAARYDRYTDFGSSFNPKIAVKYQPIPQVLFRSSASKGFRAPTLYDVFTPNSKTYTANKFNDPLRCPGGTPANGGNKVDDCNTQFEALQGGNNNLSPEKASSLTFGIVIEPIKEITASADFWWTTVKDTIGALDPGVIFADPGKYADKFVRNPDGSLNHVITTTQNLGTLSAAGVDISLAFRLPKMAWGNFGVNLDGTYTSKYQQQMEPKGPYLSSLGGWYQNILQPTLRWKHSLAFNWAQGPWSGVLVQNYSSGYTDLNPNDEGHNVRPYSNWNLSGSYVWDKKLTITAGIRNLFDQEPPFSNQTKTFQYGFDPVVADPVGRAYFLKASYKL; encoded by the coding sequence ATGAGAACTAGCAAGAAGAAGTTGGTGCTGGCCCTGGCCCTGGCAGGCCTGGGCGGCCAAGCCGGCAGCGTTTGGGCGGCGGAATCGAGCAGCGGCACCCTGGACCGGGTGGAAATCACCGGGTCTAATATCAAGCGCAGCATCAAGCAGGAAAAAGCGCTGCCGGTGACGGTGGTTCGCACCGAGGAAATGAGCAAGCAGGGCTTCACCACGGTGGAGCAGGTGGTGAATTCGCTGGCCAGCAACCAGTCCAGCATGGTGGGCGCTTCGTCGGTGCAGACGGTGTCGGGCGGCGCCTCCTACGCCAGCCTGCGCGGCCTGGGCTCGCAGTACACGCTGGTGCTGCTGGACGGCCGCCGCGTCGCCAGCCAGGCGATTGGCGGCTACGCCACGGATTTGAACGCCATCCCGCTGTCGGCGATTGAGCGCATCGAGGTGCTGCGCGACGGCGCCTCCGCCATCTACGGCACCGACGCCATCGGCGGCGTGATCAACTTCATCACCAAGAAAAGCTATCAGGGCGTGACGGTGGCGGGCGAGCTGGTGTCCACCGACCACAAGGGCGGCAATACCGGCAGCGCCAGCATCACCGCCGGCATCGGCGATCTGAACAAGGACGGCTACAACGTTTACGGCTCCCTGAGTTATCAGAAGCTGGACGCCATCACCACGCTGAACCGTTCCTTCGCCAACAAATACCTGACCGCGGACAATCTGAGCGGCCGGGTCTTCCCGTCCAACTTCACCTACAAGGGCAACGCCTACAACCCGACGGCGCCGAATTGCAAACCGCCGTACGCCAAGCCGATAGACGCCAACTCCTGTGGCGAGAACGCCACCCTCTACATGGACTTGACGCCGGAGGTGGAGCAACTGACCGCCTTCGCCAAGGGCACCAAGCAGATTGGGGAACATACCCTGTCGCTGCAGTACATGGGGGCGCGCAACCTGAGCACCACGCGCATCTCGCCGGCGCCGCTGGCCAAGATCGCCACCCTGAAGGCGGGCGACAAGTATTATCCGACCCATTTGCCGGACGGCACGCCCACCGACGGCAGCGACGTGGTGATCAACTCGCGCGCGGTGCCGTTGGGGCCGCGCGTGACCGAGAGTCTGTCCACCACGCAGCGGCTGGCTTTCAACGCCGAAGGCTTGCTGGCGGGCTGGGATTACCGCGGCGGGGTGGCCTACTCCGAGAACAAGACCATCATCAATTACAAGTCCGGCTATGTGCACGGCGACAAGATCGCCGCCGCCTTCCAGGACGGCACCATCAACCCCTTTGGCGATTCCGCGCCGGGCGCCTGGCAGAGCACCGAGCTGAAGGGCGATGGCTGGATCGCCAAATATCAGACGGTGATGGCGGACTTCAAGGTCAGCAAGGAGGTGTTTCAGTTGCCGGCCGGCATGGTGGCGACGGCTTTCGGCGTGGAAACCCGGCGTGAGAAGCTGGACAGCCAGATCCAGGACATCGCTCAGTTCGCGCTGGGCTCCGGCATCGCCGATTCCAAGTCCACCAGCGGCAGCCGCGGCGTGACCGCGGCCTATGTCGAAGCGGACATCCCCATCTTCAAGAACTTCGACGCCCAGCTGGCGGCGCGTTACGACCGCTACACCGACTTCGGCAGCTCCTTCAACCCCAAGATCGCCGTCAAGTATCAGCCTATCCCTCAGGTCTTGTTCCGCTCCTCGGCCAGCAAGGGCTTCCGCGCGCCGACGCTGTACGACGTGTTCACGCCCAACAGCAAGACCTATACCGCCAACAAGTTCAACGACCCCTTGCGCTGCCCGGGCGGCACGCCGGCCAACGGCGGCAACAAGGTGGACGATTGCAACACCCAGTTCGAAGCCTTGCAGGGCGGCAACAACAATTTGTCGCCGGAGAAGGCCAGCTCGCTGACCTTCGGCATCGTGATCGAGCCGATCAAGGAAATCACCGCCAGCGCGGACTTCTGGTGGACCACGGTGAAGGACACCATCGGCGCGCTGGATCCGGGTGTGATTTTCGCCGATCCGGGCAAGTACGCGGACAAGTTCGTGCGCAACCCCGACGGTTCGCTCAACCATGTGATCACCACCACCCAGAACCTGGGCACTTTGAGCGCGGCCGGCGTGGACATCAGTCTGGCTTTCCGTCTGCCCAAGATGGCTTGGGGCAATTTCGGCGTCAATCTGGACGGCACCTACACCTCCAAGTACCAGCAGCAAATGGAGCCCAAGGGCCCTTATCTGAGCTCGCTGGGCGGTTGGTATCAGAATATTCTGCAGCCGACCTTGCGCTGGAAGCACAGCCTGGCGTTCAACTGGGCCCAGGGGCCGTGGAGCGGGGTATTGGTGCAGAACTACTCGTCCGGCTACACCGACCTGAATCCCAACGATGAAGGCCATAATGTGCGCCCGTACTCCAACTGGAACCTGTCCGGCAGCTATGTGTGGGACAAGAAGCTGACCATTACCGCCGGCATCCGCAATCTGTTCGACCAGGAGCCGCCGTTCAGCAACCAGACCAAAACCTTCCAGTACGGCTTTGATCCGGTGGTGGCGGACCCGGTGGGGCGCGCCTACTTCCTGAAAGCCAGCTACAAGCTCTAA
- a CDS encoding glycoside hydrolase: MPISPHSLVFALAAMCLSLSAWAQIRLENAQWRVALDPATLAVTATPAGQPPLAVSSGGPARAVADLNADAAGAAWSWERGRYRLSARLDGPDLTLTVQAGAGAAETVPLLRQPAAAMGRGLLLPLAEGSYAPAGDPLWLDFLPRFAGDGLNTSENLSLPLWGMDYGASSLHWLLLNPFNNRLKVSRDGAGLGLALSHDFNALNRREPMILLLHLADGDLLAGAKRYRQWLIGAGRFESLADKMRAQPETAKLVGASHVYLWGNDLLGAEDVRDWGRWLSLLRGDSALARRLRGRFDAEAAAALRTASARPDAYQRRALLAAFNQAATAEARAGWLSAAPAWNKLAEPYRRLRREVREVFGAALGEPDDWGGGLSLRTLRALRAAGLERLWLGMDNWEGGLWQPQAMKAGVRAGYLMAAYDSYETALPPGQREDWLTAQQGAAAYRNCGITLASGRRKSGFQQSGYYTNPDCVRPVLRQRSQALHQALGFNSWFLDAYATGMVFDDHSPGRRTSQAGVAAGNERSMAWVRDRFGVPVGSENGNAATSRGIAFAHGMQVPVLGWGDPDLQKNPKSPYFLGRWFPANQPEVFFRAVPLKQPYLNIYYQPGYRLPLYQAAFHDSIVTSNHWLYDNLKFSNAYADNLLTQWLYNTPPLWHLSVESLEKRLPLMRCADQVFRPLHRQLATQAMTGFAWLTPDRLSQQTRFADGSRLTVNFSAEPRQLEGRELAGRAMRVQLSGQPERTVSLKDCEPAPA; the protein is encoded by the coding sequence ATGCCGATATCCCCTCATTCCCTTGTTTTTGCGCTGGCGGCGATGTGTCTGTCCCTGAGCGCCTGGGCGCAGATCCGGCTGGAGAACGCGCAATGGAGGGTGGCGCTGGACCCGGCCACCCTGGCGGTGACCGCGACGCCGGCCGGACAGCCGCCGCTGGCGGTGTCGAGCGGCGGCCCGGCGCGCGCGGTGGCGGATCTGAACGCGGACGCGGCCGGCGCCGCCTGGTCCTGGGAGCGCGGCCGTTATCGCTTGAGCGCGCGCCTGGACGGGCCGGACCTGACGCTGACGGTTCAAGCCGGAGCCGGCGCAGCGGAGACCGTGCCGCTGCTGCGGCAGCCGGCGGCGGCGATGGGGCGCGGCTTGCTGCTGCCCTTGGCCGAGGGCAGTTATGCGCCGGCCGGCGACCCGCTGTGGCTGGATTTCCTGCCGCGCTTCGCCGGCGACGGGCTAAACACCTCGGAAAACCTCAGCTTGCCCTTGTGGGGCATGGACTACGGCGCGAGCAGCCTGCATTGGCTGCTGCTCAATCCCTTCAACAACCGTTTGAAGGTAAGCCGGGACGGCGCCGGCCTGGGGCTGGCGCTCAGCCATGATTTCAACGCCTTGAACCGGCGGGAGCCGATGATCTTGCTCTTGCATCTGGCGGACGGGGACCTCTTGGCCGGGGCCAAGCGTTATCGGCAATGGCTGATCGGGGCGGGGCGTTTCGAAAGCCTGGCCGACAAGATGCGCGCGCAGCCGGAAACCGCCAAGCTGGTGGGCGCCAGCCATGTCTATCTATGGGGCAACGATTTGCTGGGCGCGGAGGATGTGCGCGACTGGGGACGCTGGCTGAGCTTGCTGCGCGGCGACAGCGCGCTGGCGCGGCGGCTGAGAGGGCGCTTCGACGCCGAAGCCGCCGCGGCGCTGCGGACGGCCTCGGCCCGGCCCGACGCCTACCAGCGCCGGGCGCTGTTGGCGGCCTTCAATCAGGCGGCCACGGCGGAGGCGCGCGCCGGCTGGCTGAGCGCCGCGCCGGCGTGGAACAAGCTGGCCGAGCCTTACCGCCGCCTGCGGCGCGAGGTGAGGGAAGTGTTCGGCGCGGCCTTGGGCGAGCCTGACGATTGGGGCGGCGGCTTGTCGCTCCGCACGCTGCGGGCCTTGCGCGCGGCCGGCCTGGAGCGCCTGTGGCTGGGCATGGACAATTGGGAGGGCGGCTTGTGGCAGCCGCAAGCGATGAAGGCGGGCGTGCGCGCCGGCTATCTGATGGCGGCCTACGATTCCTATGAAACCGCCTTGCCGCCCGGGCAGCGCGAGGATTGGCTGACGGCGCAGCAGGGCGCCGCCGCGTACCGGAACTGCGGCATTACCTTGGCCAGCGGCCGGCGCAAGAGCGGCTTCCAGCAGTCCGGCTATTACACCAACCCGGATTGCGTGCGGCCGGTCTTGCGTCAGCGCAGCCAGGCGCTGCATCAGGCGCTGGGTTTCAACAGCTGGTTTCTGGACGCCTACGCCACCGGCATGGTGTTCGACGATCACAGCCCCGGCCGGCGGACCAGCCAGGCCGGCGTGGCGGCCGGCAATGAACGCAGCATGGCCTGGGTGCGGGACCGCTTCGGCGTGCCGGTGGGTTCGGAAAACGGCAACGCCGCCACCTCGCGCGGCATCGCCTTCGCGCACGGCATGCAGGTGCCGGTGCTGGGCTGGGGCGATCCCGATCTGCAGAAAAATCCCAAATCGCCGTACTTCCTGGGCCGCTGGTTTCCGGCGAATCAGCCTGAGGTGTTTTTTCGCGCCGTGCCCCTGAAACAGCCGTATCTGAATATTTACTACCAGCCGGGCTACCGCTTGCCGCTTTACCAGGCGGCGTTCCACGACTCCATCGTCACCAGCAATCACTGGCTGTACGACAACCTGAAGTTCAGCAACGCCTATGCCGACAATCTGCTGACGCAATGGCTGTACAACACGCCGCCGCTCTGGCACCTGAGCGTGGAGAGCCTGGAAAAGCGGCTGCCGCTGATGCGCTGCGCCGATCAGGTGTTCCGGCCGCTGCACCGGCAACTGGCGACCCAGGCCATGACTGGTTTTGCCTGGCTGACGCCGGACCGCTTGTCGCAACAGACCCGCTTTGCGGACGGCAGCCGCTTGACGGTGAATTTCAGCGCCGAGCCGCGGCAGCTGGAAGGACGCGAACTGGCCGGCCGGGCGATGCGGGTGCAACTGTCCGGGCAGCCGGAGCGCACGGTTTCCTTAAAGGATTGCGAGCCGGCTCCGGCCTGA
- a CDS encoding DUF2861 family protein has protein sequence MLRAWCLWLALAAPAVADPLATLNRALLGADDAAAWQALSESWPALRSQAQRQAWAQALAALSAEHCGKDAPLTLPAWLPQLTLELAQRDMPLARAYRVVLSGRGALEDARLLDAQGHDLLRGGLLEREDGQGFRLESADLSRPLAAGAYRLQLSAAGRQWQAELALPEVANLDWLSRSPLAVSRLPPPRAACAQPWLEQSLLRRSDYGFVWWRRRELGEALRWPPGRGELWQSVALVRAEARGQLVLRLAHRQVGPR, from the coding sequence ATGCTGCGCGCATGGTGTTTGTGGCTGGCGCTGGCCGCGCCGGCCGTCGCGGATCCGCTGGCGACCTTGAACCGCGCCTTGCTGGGCGCGGACGACGCGGCCGCCTGGCAGGCGCTGTCCGAGAGCTGGCCGGCCTTGCGCAGCCAGGCGCAGCGGCAAGCCTGGGCGCAGGCCTTGGCGGCGCTGAGCGCCGAGCACTGCGGCAAGGACGCGCCGCTGACGCTGCCGGCTTGGCTGCCGCAGCTGACGCTGGAGCTGGCGCAGCGCGACATGCCGCTGGCGCGCGCCTACCGGGTGGTGCTGAGCGGCCGCGGCGCGCTGGAGGACGCCCGGCTATTGGACGCTCAGGGGCATGATTTGCTGCGCGGCGGCTTGCTGGAGCGGGAAGACGGCCAAGGCTTCCGCCTGGAAAGCGCGGACCTGAGCCGGCCGCTGGCGGCGGGCGCTTACCGCTTGCAGCTCAGCGCCGCCGGCCGGCAATGGCAGGCCGAGCTGGCCTTGCCTGAGGTGGCCAATCTGGATTGGCTGTCGCGCAGCCCGCTGGCGGTGTCGCGCTTGCCGCCGCCGCGCGCGGCCTGCGCCCAGCCCTGGCTGGAGCAATCGCTGTTGCGTCGCAGCGACTACGGCTTTGTCTGGTGGCGGCGGCGCGAGCTGGGCGAGGCGCTGCGCTGGCCGCCCGGCCGGGGCGAGCTATGGCAGAGCGTGGCCCTGGTGCGCGCCGAGGCGCGCGGTCAATTGGTGTTGAGGCTGGCGCACCGTCAGGTGGGGCCGCGCTGA
- a CDS encoding response regulator transcription factor, protein MNTLLLIEDDATLGDGLSRFLEDAGYRCLWLRRAEDAAAQWLRADLVILDRSLPDGDSLRHLPGWLAQKALPVIVLTARVEVGDRVAGLEAGARDYLSKPFAHAELLARIRAQLRPLGDGSLSLGALSLQPARQSANWQGREVALTRTEFELLALLARMAGRVMSRDELLNQVWGYDSFPSTRTVDTHILQLRQKLPGIAIETVRGVGYRLEKN, encoded by the coding sequence ATGAACACCTTGCTCTTGATTGAAGACGACGCAACGCTGGGCGACGGCCTGAGCCGCTTTCTGGAGGACGCGGGTTATCGCTGCCTGTGGCTGCGGCGGGCGGAGGACGCGGCCGCGCAGTGGCTGCGCGCCGATCTGGTCATCCTGGACCGCAGCCTGCCGGACGGCGACAGCCTGCGGCATTTGCCCGGCTGGCTGGCGCAGAAAGCCTTGCCGGTGATTGTGCTGACGGCGCGGGTGGAGGTGGGCGACCGGGTGGCCGGGCTGGAGGCGGGCGCGCGCGACTATCTGAGCAAGCCTTTCGCCCATGCCGAGTTGCTGGCGCGGATTCGCGCCCAGTTGCGGCCTTTGGGCGACGGCAGTCTGAGCCTGGGGGCCTTGAGCCTGCAGCCGGCCAGGCAATCGGCGAACTGGCAAGGACGGGAGGTGGCGTTGACGCGCACCGAGTTCGAACTGCTGGCGTTGTTGGCGCGCATGGCCGGACGAGTGATGAGCCGCGACGAATTGCTGAATCAGGTCTGGGGCTACGACAGCTTTCCGTCCACGCGCACCGTGGACACTCACATCCTGCAATTGCGGCAGAAGCTGCCCGGCATCGCCATCGAAACCGTGCGCGGCGTCGGCTACCGTTTGGAGAAGAACTGA
- a CDS encoding ATP-binding protein, translated as MKLRLCCCLLICHAAWAGELSSRLDAALAESRPARSLALTRIQSLDEGLIAPASLQPAWSRYSLRALRQLEAHERRCEGDLSALPALWRDFERRRCADGRLPDDWLRLHPVHPLGGSSAAHWRQGRPRAAVADWLHVRERDDDLGLLGGLSDDNLDALLAGARWLWQDGALWRLRDGQWRLYPAAAWRERAEAAGVRVSAAGAGACAERQDGLCLNPTPAPAWPWRALLAGLAGLALAAGGWLAWQRRRLERERRFALQMLTHELRTPIAGLAGVVEGLRRDFDRLPDSAQDQFGHLAGGVSRLRQLAEASRHYLSAERLDEGRQAVRLAEWLDAIAERHQAAFCLNEDATVLLPAYWLGLCLDNLLANARRHGRPPWRVQADWDGRNLTLTVCDGGRLRDYRLRRLARRDGGGEGMGLGLAIVRRVLKRLGGRLSLSGPPTRFSLQLPVKRVPRQDSPR; from the coding sequence ATGAAGCTACGTCTGTGTTGTTGCCTATTGATCTGCCACGCGGCCTGGGCCGGCGAGCTGTCGTCGCGGCTGGACGCCGCCTTGGCCGAGTCGCGGCCGGCGCGGTCTTTGGCGCTGACGCGGATTCAGTCGCTGGACGAGGGGCTGATCGCGCCGGCGTCGTTGCAGCCGGCCTGGTCCCGCTACAGCCTGCGCGCCTTGCGGCAGCTGGAGGCGCACGAGCGCCGCTGCGAGGGGGACCTGTCTGCTCTGCCGGCGCTGTGGCGGGATTTCGAACGTCGGCGCTGCGCGGACGGACGTCTGCCGGACGACTGGCTGCGCCTGCATCCGGTTCATCCCTTGGGCGGCAGCAGCGCCGCGCACTGGCGGCAGGGCCGGCCGCGGGCGGCGGTGGCGGACTGGCTGCATGTGCGCGAACGCGACGACGATCTGGGGCTGTTGGGCGGGCTGTCGGACGACAATCTGGACGCCTTGCTGGCCGGCGCGCGTTGGCTGTGGCAGGACGGCGCGCTGTGGCGGCTGCGGGACGGCCAATGGCGGCTGTACCCGGCCGCCGCCTGGCGGGAACGGGCGGAAGCGGCCGGGGTCAGGGTGTCCGCGGCCGGCGCGGGCGCCTGCGCGGAGCGCCAGGACGGACTGTGCTTGAACCCGACGCCGGCGCCGGCCTGGCCCTGGCGGGCTTTGCTGGCGGGCCTCGCCGGGCTGGCGCTGGCCGCCGGCGGCTGGCTGGCCTGGCAGCGGCGGCGCCTGGAACGGGAGCGGCGTTTCGCCTTGCAGATGCTCACTCATGAATTGCGCACCCCCATCGCCGGTCTGGCCGGCGTGGTGGAGGGGCTGCGCCGGGATTTCGACCGCCTGCCGGATTCCGCTCAAGATCAGTTCGGACATTTGGCCGGCGGCGTCAGCCGCCTGCGTCAGTTGGCCGAAGCCAGCCGCCATTACTTGTCCGCCGAACGTCTGGACGAAGGGCGGCAAGCGGTGCGGCTGGCGGAATGGCTGGACGCGATCGCGGAGCGGCATCAGGCCGCGTTTTGTCTGAACGAGGACGCGACCGTGCTGTTGCCGGCCTATTGGCTGGGCTTGTGCCTGGACAATTTGCTGGCCAACGCGCGCCGGCATGGCCGGCCGCCCTGGCGCGTGCAGGCGGATTGGGACGGCCGCAATTTGACGCTGACGGTGTGCGACGGCGGCCGCCTGAGGGATTACCGGCTGCGCCGACTGGCGCGGCGCGACGGCGGCGGCGAGGGCATGGGGCTGGGTCTGGCCATCGTCCGGCGGGTGCTGAAGCGGCTGGGCGGCCGGTTGAGCCTGTCCGGGCCGCCCACGCGCTTTAGCTTGCAACTGCCCGTCAAGCGGGTGCCGCGACAGGATTCCCCGCGATGA